In Acidobacteriota bacterium, a single window of DNA contains:
- a CDS encoding universal stress protein — MRIENILVPTDFSENAQVAFTTAFNLAKQLEAKLFVLHVQDESTLRIALKEGLVEAASSDEELQTKIHQLIEMRFSSMLAGCDETDVPIEYLHRHGDPKSEIVEYAGEIRADMIVIGMRGVSAVTELIRTLLGSVTESVLRKSPCPTLVVRLDHEA; from the coding sequence GTGCGAATAGAAAATATTCTGGTTCCAACCGATTTCAGTGAAAATGCTCAAGTGGCTTTTACCACGGCGTTTAATCTTGCGAAACAACTCGAAGCCAAACTTTTTGTGCTGCATGTCCAGGACGAAAGCACCTTGCGAATTGCCTTGAAAGAAGGCTTGGTCGAAGCCGCATCGAGCGATGAAGAACTGCAAACCAAAATTCATCAATTAATCGAAATGCGGTTTTCGAGTATGCTCGCCGGATGCGATGAAACCGACGTGCCGATTGAGTATCTGCACCGGCACGGCGACCCGAAAAGTGAAATCGTCGAATATGCCGGAGAAATTCGTGCCGATATGATTGTCATCGGCATGCGCGGCGTTTCTGCGGTAACCGAATTGATCCGCACCTTGCTCGGTTCCGTAACCGAAAGTGTACTTAGAAAATCGCCTTGCCCGACCCTGGTGGTTCGCTTAGACCACGAAGCATAA
- a CDS encoding phosphoribosyltransferase family protein: protein MLVPKVQLIPSQEDVMNFLRKAGALREGRFAYPDGKQSQYYFQMPMAMRYHGDARVLNVALSRKFRKEPEVLAALPNCAIVAPSSGGIPVAFGIREALDADQIFWAEKDDKRNFYFRQYMDVKGTKCIIVDDMVRSGSVMTRFVNFVREAGAEVIACGSLVHFKDAKLNIGDIPYYSLLDIDARFYNSDEWPADKANLAVEKVWF from the coding sequence ATGTTAGTTCCTAAAGTTCAACTCATACCCTCACAAGAAGATGTCATGAATTTTTTACGTAAAGCCGGGGCGCTGCGCGAAGGGCGGTTTGCATACCCGGACGGCAAACAATCGCAATATTATTTTCAAATGCCGATGGCGATGCGTTATCACGGTGACGCCCGCGTGTTGAATGTCGCGCTGTCGCGTAAATTCAGAAAAGAGCCGGAAGTCTTAGCCGCGCTTCCGAATTGCGCTATCGTTGCGCCTTCATCGGGTGGCATTCCTGTAGCTTTCGGCATCCGCGAAGCCCTCGATGCCGACCAGATTTTCTGGGCTGAAAAGGACGACAAACGCAATTTCTATTTCCGCCAGTATATGGATGTGAAAGGCACGAAATGCATTATCGTTGATGATATGGTGCGCTCAGGCAGTGTGATGACGCGCTTTGTCAATTTCGTGCGCGAAGCGGGCGCGGAAGTCATCGCTTGCGGTTCACTGGTTCATTTCAAAGATGCGAAACTCAATATCGGCGATATTCCCTACTACTCGCTGCTCGATATTGATGCCAGATTTTATAACTCTGATGAATGGCCCGCCGATAAAGCAAATTTAGCTGTCGAAAAAGTTTGGTTCTAA
- a CDS encoding arsenite methyltransferase, whose amino-acid sequence METAEQIKEMVREKYGAIAENVKPKSSGCCSGEVYFVGDSYAQVEGYVADADLGLGCGIPTEIAQLREGQTVLDLGSGAGNDVFVARRIVGESGRVIGVDMTAAMIERARANAEKLGYANVEFRLGEIENLPVEAHTADVVISNCVLNLVPDKAKAFAEIARVLKPGGHFSISDIVLEGELPAKVKHLAEAYAGCVAGALQKPEYLEIAERNFVGVRVAKEKEIHLPDEILRQMLDEATLNELQTSGSRLLSITVYGEKATGN is encoded by the coding sequence ATGGAAACCGCAGAACAAATCAAAGAGATGGTCAGAGAAAAATATGGCGCAATCGCTGAAAATGTCAAACCCAAATCCAGCGGTTGTTGTTCCGGCGAAGTCTATTTCGTCGGCGATTCTTACGCGCAGGTCGAGGGGTACGTTGCCGATGCCGATTTAGGCTTAGGGTGCGGCATTCCTACGGAAATCGCTCAACTTCGCGAAGGGCAAACGGTTTTGGATTTAGGCTCCGGCGCGGGCAACGATGTGTTTGTAGCGCGTCGCATCGTCGGCGAGTCCGGCAGAGTCATTGGCGTTGATATGACCGCAGCGATGATTGAACGGGCGCGCGCCAACGCTGAAAAACTGGGCTATGCCAATGTCGAATTCCGACTCGGCGAAATTGAAAACCTGCCGGTTGAAGCCCATACGGCAGACGTCGTCATCAGCAATTGCGTGTTGAATCTGGTGCCCGATAAAGCAAAGGCGTTTGCCGAAATTGCCCGTGTCTTAAAACCCGGCGGTCATTTCAGCATTTCCGATATTGTCCTTGAAGGCGAGTTGCCCGCTAAAGTTAAACACCTGGCGGAAGCCTATGCCGGTTGTGTCGCAGGGGCTTTGCAAAAGCCCGAATACCTCGAAATCGCCGAACGCAATTTTGTGGGGGTGCGCGTTGCCAAAGAAAAAGAGATTCACCTTCCCGATGAGATTTTACGGCAGATGCTGGACGAAGCGACCTTAAACGAATTGCAAACTTCGGGCAGCCGTTTGCTCAGCATCACGGTTTACGGCGAAAAGGCTACGGGGAATTAA
- a CDS encoding arsenate reductase ArsC, with protein sequence MNNRKRVLILCTGNSARSQMAEGLLRHDGGSRFEVHSAGTHPSTVRPEAIEAMREIGIDISTHRSKSVDEFAGQAFDEVITVCDNARENCPVFPGKTRRIHWSFDDPAAAVGDFATRLAEFRRVRDAIRAHLQAFIQSPK encoded by the coding sequence ATGAATAACCGGAAACGGGTTTTGATTTTATGCACCGGCAATTCGGCGCGCAGCCAGATGGCTGAAGGCTTGCTGCGTCACGATGGCGGTTCAAGGTTTGAAGTTCACAGCGCCGGCACACACCCTTCGACGGTTCGCCCCGAAGCCATCGAAGCGATGCGCGAAATCGGCATAGACATTTCCACGCATCGCTCAAAATCGGTTGATGAATTTGCCGGACAGGCTTTCGATGAGGTGATTACGGTTTGCGATAACGCCAGAGAAAATTGTCCTGTCTTTCCTGGCAAAACCCGGCGTATTCACTGGAGTTTCGATGACCCGGCAGCCGCCGTCGGTGATTTTGCAACGCGCCTCGCAGAGTTTCGCCGCGTGCGCGATGCAATCCGCGCCCACCTGCAAGCGTTCATCCAAAGCCCCAAGTAA
- a CDS encoding ArsI/CadI family heavy metal resistance metalloenzyme, with translation MSTPVTVTALKAHLALNVKNLQASIAFYKKLFAIEPVKVRTGYAKFDVQNPPLNFTLNEVPFNERGALSHLGIQVASTEEVLAVRERWIKEGLVIRDEMQTDCCYAIQDKTWVHDPDGNEWEVFVVLEDHLPEKANFSQQEAACCAPIKPVQLSR, from the coding sequence ATGTCAACCCCTGTCACGGTCACCGCTTTAAAAGCCCATTTGGCTTTAAACGTCAAAAACCTGCAAGCGAGTATTGCATTCTATAAAAAGCTGTTCGCTATTGAACCCGTTAAAGTGCGCACCGGTTACGCGAAATTCGATGTCCAAAATCCGCCGCTCAATTTCACTTTAAACGAAGTGCCTTTCAATGAACGCGGGGCGCTTTCGCATCTCGGCATTCAAGTCGCCTCAACCGAAGAGGTACTGGCAGTGCGCGAGCGGTGGATTAAAGAAGGTTTAGTTATCCGCGACGAAATGCAAACCGATTGTTGTTATGCGATTCAAGACAAAACCTGGGTGCACGACCCGGACGGCAACGAATGGGAAGTCTTCGTCGTGCTGGAAGACCACTTGCCGGAAAAAGCGAATTTCAGTCAGCAGGAAGCCGCCTGTTGCGCGCCCATAAAACCGGTGCAGCTTTCGCGTTAA
- a CDS encoding GNAT family N-acyltransferase: MSTLNGNELHTLQQTGLPSPTTLPFHKQLRSLGKRALDYLPDPFHSARTFSKSPSENLFAPVVVATEKYLLLSDIHKLPREQLLFETGEFAVFQARSWQLPHLLTEIGRLREMAFRAVGEGTGNRLDLDKYDAYYDHLFVWHKDEGALVGAYRIGRVDEILKVFGKKGLYTHTLFKLKKAFFKATGPMLELGRSFVNPDYQRTPSALFLLWKGIGQFILRHPKYKLLFGPVSISNTYTELSRQMMVDYLTAYALHREFADLVKPRQPFRPTVAKNWDAKITTRMISSVDELSTFISTIETDHKGIPTLLKHYLKLEGKILGFNVDAAFCNALDGLILVDLKATNDRLLERYLGEGWVNRLNGLPQ, encoded by the coding sequence ATGAGCACACTAAACGGCAACGAATTGCATACCCTTCAGCAAACCGGTTTGCCTTCACCTACCACTCTGCCCTTCCACAAACAACTCCGCTCGCTTGGCAAACGCGCCCTTGACTATCTACCTGACCCGTTTCATTCCGCTCGCACTTTTTCCAAAAGCCCCTCGGAAAATCTTTTTGCGCCGGTGGTTGTCGCAACCGAAAAATATCTGCTCCTATCCGATATTCATAAACTGCCGCGTGAACAGTTGCTCTTTGAAACCGGCGAGTTTGCGGTCTTTCAAGCGCGTTCCTGGCAACTGCCGCACCTGCTCACGGAAATCGGCAGATTGCGGGAAATGGCTTTTCGCGCGGTTGGCGAAGGCACCGGCAATCGTTTGGATTTGGATAAGTATGACGCTTACTACGATCACCTTTTCGTCTGGCACAAAGATGAGGGGGCGTTGGTGGGCGCTTATCGCATCGGCAGAGTTGATGAAATCCTGAAGGTTTTCGGCAAAAAAGGACTTTATACACACACCCTGTTCAAACTCAAAAAAGCCTTTTTCAAAGCGACGGGTCCGATGCTTGAACTCGGACGGTCTTTTGTAAACCCCGATTATCAGAGAACCCCTTCTGCGCTTTTTCTGTTATGGAAAGGCATCGGTCAATTTATTTTGCGCCATCCGAAATACAAACTGCTGTTCGGGCCCGTCAGCATCAGCAACACCTACACGGAACTTTCGCGCCAGATGATGGTTGATTATTTAACCGCTTATGCGTTGCATCGCGAGTTCGCCGACCTGGTCAAGCCGCGCCAGCCATTCCGACCAACGGTGGCGAAAAACTGGGACGCCAAAATCACCACACGGATGATTTCCAGCGTCGATGAATTGTCGACATTTATTTCCACCATCGAAACCGATCACAAAGGGATTCCGACACTGCTCAAACATTACCTGAAACTTGAGGGAAAAATTCTCGGCTTCAACGTGGACGCGGCATTTTGCAACGCGCTTGACGGGTTGATTCTGGTAGACCTCAAAGCAACCAATGATCGCCTGCTGGAACGTTACCTTGGCGAAGGCTGGGTGAATCGGTTGAATGGATTGCCGCAATAA
- a CDS encoding metalloregulator ArsR/SmtB family transcription factor — MLLKKYIFVNANMLICGKIISTMGKNEYEIEKLFSALADRTRLRLLSLMADGEVCVCFFTEVLREGQPKISRHLAYLRNAGLVEARREGKWMHYKIIEPPDAHAARIFAEVRKWLAEDAEMMRDRERLQKVCCSPRLPLTLKRAPRPVLSSV, encoded by the coding sequence ATGCTACTTAAAAAATACATATTCGTCAATGCAAATATGTTGATTTGTGGTAAAATTATTTCCACTATGGGAAAAAATGAATATGAGATTGAAAAATTATTCAGCGCCTTAGCCGACCGGACGCGGCTACGTTTATTGAGTCTGATGGCAGATGGGGAAGTTTGTGTCTGCTTTTTTACGGAGGTTTTACGGGAAGGGCAGCCGAAAATTTCCCGGCATCTGGCATACCTGCGAAATGCGGGACTGGTAGAAGCGCGACGCGAAGGCAAATGGATGCACTATAAAATTATCGAACCGCCGGATGCCCATGCTGCGCGCATTTTTGCGGAAGTGCGCAAATGGCTTGCCGAAGATGCAGAGATGATGCGCGACCGCGAACGCTTGCAGAAAGTCTGTTGTTCGCCGCGCCTTCCGCTTACCTTGAAACGCGCCCCGCGTCCGGTTTTATCGAGCGTGTAA
- a CDS encoding DUF4440 domain-containing protein, with protein MNKIKFCVASLFVFSAIAALTATVSAYPPFVGKAKKFGATDCRFCHIDPMGGPPWNARGKWLIAEKKRRNADAVDVEWLAEYKPGSKTSTPEKPANTSKNAAIEQELLKLDREWLDAYEKSDVAPLQRIEADDFSITYADGKVLTKAQDIELVKKTEPSTVGKLSTEEIQVRIYGNTAVITGILVQKKMESGNEVTVRERYLDVWAKRNGRWQVVSTALTAIPQPRPLPEKKPQENQAKTGDNKSSIDPKIYDAYVGDYETPILLLHIIKVGDRLYGEPEGDTREELLPETETRFKVTNVNAVVTFLKDTDGKITGIEVVLNGEKIQGKKVK; from the coding sequence ATGAACAAAATTAAATTCTGCGTCGCGAGCCTTTTCGTTTTCAGCGCGATTGCCGCATTAACCGCTACAGTTTCGGCTTATCCGCCGTTTGTCGGCAAAGCGAAAAAATTCGGCGCGACCGATTGCCGCTTTTGTCACATTGACCCGATGGGCGGCCCGCCCTGGAACGCGCGCGGCAAATGGTTGATTGCCGAAAAGAAACGGCGCAATGCTGATGCGGTTGATGTCGAATGGCTCGCTGAATATAAACCCGGCAGCAAAACCTCAACCCCCGAAAAACCTGCGAACACCAGTAAAAATGCGGCTATCGAACAGGAGTTGTTGAAACTGGATCGGGAATGGCTCGACGCTTATGAAAAAAGCGACGTGGCACCCCTACAGCGCATAGAAGCTGACGATTTCAGCATCACTTATGCAGACGGCAAGGTGTTGACCAAAGCGCAGGATATTGAATTGGTGAAAAAAACTGAGCCTTCTACAGTGGGCAAACTGAGCACCGAAGAAATTCAGGTTCGCATTTATGGCAATACGGCAGTCATAACCGGCATCCTGGTTCAAAAGAAAATGGAAAGTGGAAATGAAGTGACCGTGCGCGAACGTTACCTGGATGTTTGGGCAAAGCGCAATGGTCGCTGGCAAGTGGTATCGACGGCGCTTACCGCAATCCCTCAACCGCGCCCCTTGCCGGAAAAGAAACCCCAGGAAAATCAGGCGAAAACCGGTGACAATAAATCGTCAATAGACCCGAAAATTTATGATGCTTATGTCGGCGATTACGAGACGCCGATTTTACTGCTGCATATTATCAAGGTTGGCGACCGGCTTTATGGCGAACCCGAAGGCGATACGCGGGAAGAGTTGCTTCCCGAAACCGAGACCCGTTTCAAAGTCACCAACGTCAACGCCGTAGTCACGTTTTTGAAAGACACCGACGGCAAAATCACCGGCATTGAAGTTGTGTTGAACGGCGAAAAGATTCAAGGCAAAAAAGTGAAATAA
- a CDS encoding porin, translating to MNLPSNIRAIIFLLAFGVVFTLTTQAQTDSPSTELPQRQTDSHKDPQADDVEVLKLRVNQLEKLVEQQQRLMSAMEKRLGEVEEKNAALTKPATAPAVETKSVDATIATAPKSGTPSTNEKATAPAQENKPLAGWNKDHAFLQSADGSFTTNIIGFAQFDFRGYQAGDHPPDTFLVRRARLGVEGKLANYFDYRVQGDFADTRNTLLRDAFLTIHKTDEFQLRFGQFKEPFSQEEMSSITNIDFVERSMADNLAPSRSPGVMAFGLINKGVFEYAIGAFNGKGLLANNNNNTPEGIVRFRFSPLKNKLGSMFKNFAFGGAYAQGRNQDGVSVTGQTESRSFMFFAPEPVNGKITRANGEFSWTLRQAQIRAEYDQVNQAREGLGLGGSDLPGVVAKAFVGQFTYLLTGENKSETNPVTPKHELFSNDGSARGFGAWELKARFARLQVADATAKSNHAASFYFGANWYMNRFLKYVIDFGIERFNDPVRSPNPKDRNYFVHLNRLQFTF from the coding sequence ATGAATTTACCTAGCAATATCCGGGCAATTATCTTTCTGCTTGCTTTCGGTGTGGTGTTCACTCTAACAACCCAAGCACAAACAGATTCCCCGTCAACCGAACTGCCGCAAAGACAAACCGACTCGCATAAAGACCCGCAGGCGGATGATGTCGAAGTTCTCAAATTGCGCGTCAATCAACTTGAAAAACTGGTCGAACAACAACAACGGCTGATGTCTGCAATGGAAAAACGACTCGGTGAAGTCGAAGAAAAGAATGCGGCACTGACCAAGCCCGCAACAGCGCCTGCGGTTGAAACCAAATCAGTTGATGCGACAATAGCGACCGCTCCGAAAAGTGGAACTCCCTCAACCAACGAAAAAGCGACTGCACCCGCCCAAGAGAACAAGCCGCTCGCCGGATGGAATAAAGACCACGCATTTTTGCAAAGCGCCGATGGCAGTTTCACCACCAACATCATCGGTTTTGCGCAATTCGATTTTCGCGGTTATCAGGCGGGCGACCACCCGCCCGATACTTTTCTGGTGCGCCGCGCCAGGCTTGGCGTCGAAGGCAAACTGGCAAACTATTTCGACTATCGTGTGCAAGGCGATTTCGCGGACACCCGAAACACTTTGCTGCGCGATGCCTTCCTCACCATTCATAAAACCGATGAATTTCAATTGCGTTTCGGACAATTCAAAGAACCGTTCAGCCAGGAAGAGATGTCTTCGATTACCAATATCGATTTTGTCGAACGGTCGATGGCAGATAACCTGGCGCCGAGTCGCAGCCCCGGCGTGATGGCTTTTGGTCTCATCAACAAAGGCGTGTTTGAATATGCCATCGGCGCATTCAACGGCAAAGGGTTGCTCGCAAATAATAACAACAATACCCCGGAAGGCATTGTGCGTTTCAGATTTTCGCCATTAAAAAATAAACTCGGTTCGATGTTCAAAAACTTCGCCTTCGGCGGCGCCTATGCGCAAGGGCGCAACCAGGACGGGGTGAGCGTCACCGGACAGACGGAAAGCCGCAGTTTTATGTTCTTCGCACCGGAACCGGTCAACGGCAAAATCACCCGGGCAAACGGCGAATTTTCCTGGACCCTGCGACAGGCGCAGATTCGCGCTGAATACGATCAGGTCAATCAAGCGCGCGAGGGGTTGGGCTTGGGCGGTAGCGACCTGCCGGGCGTCGTTGCGAAAGCTTTTGTCGGACAATTTACCTATCTGCTCACCGGCGAAAACAAATCTGAAACCAACCCGGTCACGCCAAAACATGAGTTGTTCAGCAATGATGGCAGCGCGCGCGGATTTGGCGCGTGGGAATTGAAAGCGCGTTTCGCGCGCTTGCAGGTTGCCGACGCCACCGCGAAATCCAATCACGCCGCAAGCTTTTATTTCGGCGCAAACTGGTATATGAATCGTTTTCTGAAATACGTTATTGATTTCGGCATCGAACGTTTCAATGACCCGGTGCGTTCACCAAATCCCAAGGATAGAAATTACTTTGTCCATCTCAATCGTTTACAATTCACTTTTTAA
- a CDS encoding alpha/beta hydrolase: MKNLMIRSLANRVITMMTLAFIFTFVSAASAQTSATATQAAIQDKTATVYGVKIRYQEAGNGPAVILLHGLGVDSSSWQMNIAALAQKYRVIAPDQIGFGKSDKPFINYRVGTLVDFLNGLMKELKVERASLVGNSLGGFTAAAFALAYPDKVDKLVLVDAAGYAAPKDIDPRTFNVLNPSTREGVKQVMSLVFYDKQRFANDAAVDLLYTRKMQVGDGYTVQMFIESILRGEDVLDGKLDKIKQPTLLVWGREDMLTPLAMGERFNKDIKGSQLFILEKCGHVPQMEKAAEFNAAVLKFLGSGNLAEK; the protein is encoded by the coding sequence ATGAAAAATTTGATGATTCGCTCACTCGCAAACCGCGTCATCACGATGATGACGCTGGCTTTTATTTTCACTTTTGTATCGGCGGCGTCGGCGCAAACTTCAGCTACTGCCACGCAAGCGGCAATTCAAGATAAAACCGCAACCGTGTATGGCGTAAAGATTCGCTATCAGGAAGCCGGCAACGGACCTGCGGTGATTTTGTTACACGGATTGGGGGTGGATTCCTCAAGCTGGCAAATGAATATCGCGGCGCTGGCGCAAAAGTATCGCGTCATTGCGCCTGACCAGATTGGTTTCGGCAAATCCGATAAACCGTTTATCAATTATCGCGTCGGCACGCTGGTTGATTTTTTGAACGGTCTGATGAAAGAGTTGAAAGTTGAACGCGCCAGTTTAGTCGGCAATTCGCTTGGCGGTTTTACCGCAGCAGCGTTCGCTTTGGCTTACCCGGACAAAGTTGACAAACTCGTGCTGGTTGACGCTGCCGGTTATGCTGCGCCGAAAGACATTGACCCGCGCACGTTTAATGTTTTGAATCCTTCGACCCGCGAAGGCGTCAAACAGGTCATGTCTCTGGTGTTTTACGATAAGCAACGCTTCGCCAATGATGCAGCGGTTGATTTGCTCTACACCCGCAAAATGCAAGTAGGCGATGGGTACACGGTGCAGATGTTTATCGAATCGATTTTGCGCGGTGAAGATGTGCTCGACGGCAAACTCGATAAAATCAAACAACCGACATTGCTGGTCTGGGGACGCGAAGATATGCTGACGCCGCTGGCGATGGGCGAACGTTTCAACAAAGACATTAAAGGCTCGCAACTCTTCATCCTCGAAAAATGCGGACACGTTCCGCAGATGGAAAAAGCCGCTGAATTCAACGCCGCTGTGCTCAAGTTTTTAGGAAGCGGCAATCTGGCAGAGAAGTAA
- a CDS encoding glucose 1-dehydrogenase, with protein sequence MTDKKVLVTGASSGIGRATAELFLRAGATVTLVGRREQALEAVVNALNIGEAFVITADLANEAQTESSIQEALELMGGLDVLVNAAGILKSGSLEATSLELWDEMLNINVRSVFHLMKLAAPHLEKNRGNIVNVSSVTGLRSFPNVLAYCVSKAAVDQLTRCAALELAPKGIRVNAVNPGVVVSGLHRTGGMNEEAYARFLEHSKTTHPLGRVGTPQEVAELIYFLASDSAAWITGETISIDGGRALTCAR encoded by the coding sequence ATGACAGATAAAAAAGTTTTAGTTACCGGCGCGTCAAGCGGCATTGGACGCGCTACTGCGGAATTATTTTTACGAGCGGGGGCAACGGTCACGCTGGTCGGCAGGCGCGAGCAGGCGCTTGAAGCGGTGGTCAATGCGCTGAACATCGGCGAAGCTTTTGTCATCACCGCCGATTTAGCCAATGAAGCGCAAACAGAATCGTCTATTCAAGAAGCTCTGGAACTCATGGGCGGATTGGATGTGTTAGTGAATGCCGCCGGAATTTTAAAAAGCGGCAGCCTCGAAGCGACTTCGCTGGAACTCTGGGACGAAATGTTGAACATCAATGTGCGGTCGGTTTTTCATTTGATGAAACTCGCCGCGCCGCATCTTGAAAAAAATCGTGGCAACATCGTCAATGTTTCAAGCGTCACGGGCTTGCGTTCGTTTCCGAATGTATTGGCGTATTGCGTCAGCAAAGCCGCGGTTGATCAATTGACGCGCTGCGCGGCTCTCGAACTTGCGCCGAAAGGCATTCGCGTCAATGCGGTGAATCCCGGTGTGGTCGTCAGCGGATTGCATCGCACGGGCGGCATGAACGAAGAAGCTTATGCAAGGTTTTTGGAGCACAGCAAAACCACCCATCCGCTCGGTCGCGTCGGCACGCCGCAAGAGGTCGCCGAACTCATCTATTTTCTCGCATCCGATAGCGCCGCCTGGATAACCGGAGAAACCATCAGCATTGATGGCGGGCGGGCATTGACCTGTGCTAGGTGA